One part of the Humulus lupulus chromosome 9, drHumLupu1.1, whole genome shotgun sequence genome encodes these proteins:
- the LOC133802474 gene encoding uncharacterized protein LOC133802474 encodes MPLPWKKAKVTRISRIVADLQSPKRGGSLVVETGFPTSLIDLFVKNRDRLKKPSNSKKKKKKDNKKVVSHVNDSNQVETDAPTPDPITANSESGSEKCSVRGEPICGGVENLPSEPTAEEIVESIEASVPDPESATRDESRGEDEFVGGGALLMAVLKVFLVVVLALSTKKLVVGVTLSAFLLLFLEYVGKSSVRFLRPCSKMEVRLRSMVNWVSSFIWSEKDYLVLDVKDQEQNYAAVAELLDRIDLTSSNDEEIEVSELNNDLSMKENEFLNDGPELELLSRDKKWGYLNNTSVKKENSAVVAMEDGETFSPSGETMEKNKSSKRSKIKAKIIKNLVPKKLRSSKYSKSKSKEDIVNMLETCSEVSSYYEVEEQEEQRFESIKGSFCHDGISSLDGVEVALVSEGEEKVETVVEEENPKMEGNCVYLTLVLVVLAGLFGGRIVALLLSISWCFMLKLIGTRWRSINMRLARSPFSFSSQ; translated from the coding sequence CTCCAGTCGCCAAAACGCGGTGGTTCTCTTGTGGTTGAGACTGGCTTCCCCACCTCTCTTATAGACCTCTTTGTTAAGAATCGTGATCGTTTAAAGAAGCCCTCTAActctaagaagaagaaaaagaaggataATAAGAAGGTTGTTTCTCATGTTAATGATTCGAACCAGGTCGAAACCGATGCGCCCACTCCTGATCCGATCACGGCGAATTCGGAGTCGGGTTCGGAGAAATGTTCGGTTCGAGGCGAACCCATTTGCGGGGGGGTCGAGAATTTGCCGTCGGAGCCGACGGCGGAGGAGATAGTCGAGTCAATTGAGGCTTCCGTACCCGACCCGGAATCGGCGACCCGAGATGAGAGTCGGGGCGAGGACGAGTTCGTCGGCGGCGGAGCTCTTCTCATGGCGGTTTTGAAGGTTTTCTTAGTGGTGGTTCTGGCTCTGAGCACCAAGAAATTGGTGGTTGGGGTCACATTGTCTGCTTTTCTGCTCTTGTTTCTCGAATATGTTGGGAAAAGCTCGGTTCGGTTCTTGAGACCTTGTTCGAAAATGGAGGTAAGATTAAGATCTATGGTCAATTGGGTTTCGAGCTTTATTTGGTCCGAAAAGGATTATTTGGTACTAGATGTAAAAGACCAAGAACAGAACTATGCTGCTGTGGCTGAATTGCTTGATAGGATTGACTTAACATCTTCAAATGATGAAGAGATTGAGGTTTCGGAGCTTAATAATGATCTTTCGATGAAAGAGAATGAGTTTTTAAACGATGGACCTGAACTTGAGCTACTTAGCCGTGACAAGAAATGGGGATATCTGAACAATACAAGTGTGAAGAAGGAAAATTCTGCGGTCGTAGCCATGGAAGATGGTGAAACTTTTTCCCCAAGTGGGGAGACCATGGAAAAGAACAAGAGTAGCAAGAGATCAAAGATTAAGGCAAAGATTATCAAAAACTTAGTGCCTAAGAAGTTGCGTAGTTCAAAGTACAGTAAAAGTAAGTCTAAGGAGGATATTGTTAACATGTTGGAGACCTGTAGTGAAGTGTCAAGTTATTATGAGGTTGAAGAACAAGAAGAGCAAAGATTTGAAAGCATCAAAGGAAGCTTTTGTCATGATGGGATTTCTTCTTTGGATGGAGTGGAGGTAGCCTTGGTTagtgaaggagaagagaaagtAGAGACAGTtgttgaagaagaaaatccaaaAATGGAAGGGAATTGTGTTTATTTGACTCTGGTTCTTGTTGTTCTGGCTGGTCTTTTTGGGGGTCGTATTGTTGCCCTTCTGTTGTCAATCTCTTGGTGTTTCATGTTGAAACTCATTGGAACACGATGGAGATCCAttaatatgagattggccaggtCCCCTTTCTCATTCTCAAGCCAATGA